In the genome of Candidatus Izemoplasmatales bacterium, the window AAAATGATATTCCAGGTAGATAAAACCCGTAGCTTGCGGTTATTAAAATTCCTTGATTTCCGTAACTATCTATAACCCATGCAACGGTAACCGATGCACCTCCAATTGCGCCAATTACGATGGTAAAACCAATGAAACTTACCACCGAATACCCGGTTGGATCAACGTTCATCACGGGATTGTTCGCGCAGTAGTTGTACATGTTGACGGAGGCGATGTCGCCAAGTTCCCCAAGCAAGCCGTCCGCGTTCAGGAATCGCGACAAGGCCGGGGAGTAATAACGGCTGTTCAGGTAGTACATCCCGATTTCTGAATCATATCGATATCCACGATATGTATATGGGTTAATCTCGAAGATGTTACCATTAGGATCGTCAGGATTGCTGATGACGTTCCCATACGCGTCATATTCGTATTGCACGAGTTCGTTTCCGGCTTCGTCGATGACGCCGATGACGTTGCCCTGAAGATCCTTCAGGTAGTAATAGGTCGCATCTTCATAAACGAAGCCTAGGATG includes:
- a CDS encoding RHS repeat-associated core domain-containing protein, producing MNGVTQDTYEIRYLIDSDGSILGFVYEDATYYYLKDLQGNVIGVIDEAGNELVQYEYDAYGNVISNPDDPNGNIFEINPYTYRGYRYDSEIGMYYLNSRYYSPALSRFLNADGLLGELGDIASVNMYNYCANNPVMNVDPTGYSVVSFIGFTIVIGAIGGASVTVAWVIDSYGNQGILITASYGFYLPGISFSWAPFFSWRRTIYDLPGISMVVGGTTASPLTFGIEFFSDNKGVAGISLSIGVGIPSVEIHLGSAVTVLIPFSKQKLIEKVQIVELLKRIGEMLRGQARR